CATGGTGCTGCCGATCTACAGCACGCTGATCACCATCCCGCGCAACCTGATGCCGGCCGCCGCCTCGCTCGGCGCGCACCCCCTGCGCGCCTTCGTGCGGGTGCTCCTGCCGCTCAGCCTGCGCGGCGTCGCCTCCGGCTGCCTGCTCGTCTTCATCTCGGCCATCGGCTACTACATCACGCCGGCGCTGATCGGCGGGCCGGGCGACCAGATGATCAGCTCGATCATCGCCTTCTATGCGCTGGGCTCGGCCAACTGGGGCATGGCCGGCGCGCTCGGCGTCGTCCTGCTCGTCGCCACGCTTCTCCTCTACAGCGTCTATGCCAGGCTTTCGGCCGAGCGGGCGGAGAGGTGAGGCGATGGCGCTGAAACTCTCAAGAACCCTGTTTGCATTGCTGACGGTGCTGTTCCTCGTCGCGCCGCTGCTCGCCATCCTGCCGCTGGCCTTCACCTCGAGCGTGATCCTGACCTATCCGGTGCCGTCCTGGTCGCTGCGCTGGTTCGAGGAGCTGTTCACCGCCGACGCCTGGCGGCGGGCGATCGTCAACAGCCTGATCGTCGGCACGGGAACGACGGTGCTGGCGACCGTTCTCGGCACGGCGGCGTCTCTCGGGCTGCGCGGCCGCGGCCTGCCGCTGCTCGGTGCGGTGCGGACGCTGTTCCTGCTGCCGATGGTGGTCCCGGCGGTCGTGCTCGGCGTCGGCATGCAGGTCTTCCTCGTCCGGGTCGGGCTCGCCAGCTCCTATGCCGGCGTCATCATCGCCCACACGGTCGTCGCCATCCCCTTCGTCGTCGTCAGCGTGTCGAGCGCGCTCGCCGGCATCGACACCCGCGTCGAGCTCGCCGCGCAGAGCCTCGGCGCCTCGCCGGCGACGGTGTTCCGCCGGGTGACGCTGCCGCTCGCCATGCCGGGCGTGCTCTCCGGCGCGGTGCTTGCCTTCGCCACCTCGCTCGACGAGGTGGTGCTGACGCTGTTCGTCGCCGGCCCCAACCAGCGCACGCTTGCGCGGCAGATGTTCTCGACCATCCGCGAGAACATCAGCCCCGCCATCGCCGCCGCCGCCTTCATCTTCATCGTCGCGACGATCGCCGTCGGCCTGCTCGTCGCCCTCTACCGCCTCTGGCGCGCCCGCAGGGTGAAGGCCGAAGCGGGATAGAAAAAGCCGGCCCTCGCGGAGAGGGCCGGCCCGTGGTGAAAGCGTGGTCGCCGGTCGTCAGCGCGCCGGCATCTTGATCGCTTCGTCGAGGAATTCGTTGGTGTAGACGGTCTTGACGTCGAAGGGCTGCTCCAGGTCGAAATAGGTCTCGACCGTCTTGTAGTCGGCGTCCATCCGCTCGGGATCGAACGCGCCGAGCGCCACCGTGGTCGTGGTTGGGTCGGTCATCAGCTCGATGATGCGGTTCCACTGGTCGACCTGGTTGTCGTGGTCGAGGCCCGACACCTCCGACATCAGCGCCTCGAGGCACGGCTCGACATCCGCGACGCAGGCGGCGAAAGCGCGCTGCGTGACCGAGGCGAACTGGGCGACCAGCTCCTTGTTGTCGTTCAGGAACGCGCCGTTGATGATGATCGAGTTGCCATAGGGGTTGATGCCGATGTCGCGCCAGGCGACGAAGCCGAGGTCGTCGCCGAACTCGCGCACCTTGAGGTCGTGCTCGTTGTAGAAGTCGCTGGTGATGTCGATCGCGCCGCTCTTCAGCGAGGTGAGCTTGGCCTGCGGCGAGACGTTGACGAAGTTGACCGAGTCCGGCGCGATGCCGACGGTCTCGGCGAATAGCGGCCACATCACGCGCGAGGCGTCGGCCGGCGGGTTGCCGATGGAGCGGCCCGGGAAGTCCTTCGGGCCCGTAATGCCGCTCTTCTTCAGCCAGTAGAAGCCCTGCGGCGAGTTGGCGTAGACCGTCATGATGGCGACGGCGTCGCCGCCCTGGCCCTTGGTGAGCAGCACCGTCGCCATGTCGGCGACGCCGATCTGCGAGAAGCCGGCGCCGACGCGCTGGGCGGCCGCGCCCGAGCCGCGCCCGGCCTCGATGGTCAGGTTGATGCCTGCCTCTTCGTACCAGCCTTGGCTTTTGGCGTAGAAATAGGGCGAGTGGTCGGCGGTCGGCACCCAGTTCAACACCATGTTGACGTCGGCGGCCTGCGCGCCGGACGAAAGAAACGCCGCTGCCAGCGCGGCGGACAGCATGAAGGATCTGCGAAGCGTCATCTTGGTTTCCCCGATTTTTTTGTCGAAAGGCGCGGTGTCGGTTGGGCGTGCCGCACTTTCCGAAGGCTCGCGGGTTGCCCTGTGGCAAACTATAGGCACGGATGCTAGAGTAGATCAATAACCAATCAACCAGTTGGTTACAAATAGGACGGAGGCGAAAGATGGACGAGACACAAGCCCCGACGCAGGAGCCCGCAGAGGCCTCCTCACGCGACGCCAGGCCCACCCCCCAGCGCCGCGATCCGGCCGCGACATGGAGGGCGCTGCTCGACGCGGCGGTGGCCGAGTTCGCCGAATTCGGCTTCGAGGGCGGCCGCGTCGACCGCATCGCCCGCCAGGCCGGCGTCAACAAGCAGCTCGTCTATCATTATTTCGGCAGCAAGGCCGACCTCTACCGCACCGCGCTCGAGGAGGTGTACCGCCATATCCGCGAGCGCGAGCAGGAGCTGCACCTTTCCGATGTCGACCCCGAGGAGGCGATGCGGCGGCTGGTCGGCTTTTCCTTCGACTACCTGTCCGAGCACCCCGAGTTCATCGCCCTCGTCAACGACGAGAACCGGATGGGCGCGCGCCACCTGAAGACATCCGAGAAGGTGACAGAGATGCACTCGCCGCTGGTGCGCCTCGTCGAGGAGACGCTGGCGCGCGGCGTCAAGGCCGGCGTGTTCAACGACCGCTTCGGTCCGGTGAACCTTTACCTGTCGGTCGCGGCGCTGTCCTTCTTTTATCTCTCCAACCACAGCACGCTGTCGGTGATCTTCGACCGGGACATGGTCTCGCCCGCACAGGCGGCGCGGCGGCGCGAGCACGTCATATCCTTCGTCCTGTCCGCGCTGCGGCCCTGAATGCAGTCATGAATAAGTAATCAACTAGTTGGTTGACTAATGCCGGAAGGCCGATTAGAGCATTTTGCAGGCGGACGGAATCGTCCGGCGTCGCATAAATGCGGCCAGGAAAAGAAGCTGGAGCAGCGGAAGCAGCGTTCGTCAGAACGCCCGCTGCTCCAGCGTCCCGGCATCGAGAGGGAACGGGCATGGTCGCAGCAACCGGGATTTCGACAGGCAGCGAGCTGGAGCGGCTGGAGCGCCGGCGCACGCGGCAGATGCGGTTCATCGCCGTCGCCGCCCACGTCGCGGCGTTCGTGCTGTGGGAGATCCTCGTGCGCTCGCTGGAGGTGCCGAAGTTCATCCTCCCCGCGCCGAGCGAGATCCTCGCCACCCTCGGCTCGCGGCGCTACGACTGGATCGGCAACAGCTGGGTGACGGGCGTCGAGATCGTCGGCGGCTATCTCCTCGCCACCGTCCTCGGCGTCGCCACCGCGCTCTTGTTCTCGTGGTCGCGCGTGCTGGTCATGGTGCTGTTCCCGCTTCTGGTGACGCTGAACATGATCCCCAAGGTGGCGCTCGGGCCGCTGGTGATCGTCTGGTTCAGCTACGGCATCTCGACCAACATCCTCATCACCTTCTCGCTGTGCTACTTCCCGATCCTGCTGACCACCGTGCGCGGCCTGCGCGAGGTCGAGCCGGACCTGCTCGATCTGGTGAAATCGCTGCGCGGCTCGCGCTGGCAGATGTTCCTCTACATCCAGCTTCCGGGCGCGCTGCCCTACATCTTCTCCGGCATGAAGGTCGCGGCGATCCTCGCCGT
The window above is part of the Aquamicrobium sp. genome. Proteins encoded here:
- a CDS encoding TetR/AcrR family transcriptional regulator, translating into MDETQAPTQEPAEASSRDARPTPQRRDPAATWRALLDAAVAEFAEFGFEGGRVDRIARQAGVNKQLVYHYFGSKADLYRTALEEVYRHIREREQELHLSDVDPEEAMRRLVGFSFDYLSEHPEFIALVNDENRMGARHLKTSEKVTEMHSPLVRLVEETLARGVKAGVFNDRFGPVNLYLSVAALSFFYLSNHSTLSVIFDRDMVSPAQAARRREHVISFVLSALRP
- a CDS encoding ABC transporter permease, encoding MALKLSRTLFALLTVLFLVAPLLAILPLAFTSSVILTYPVPSWSLRWFEELFTADAWRRAIVNSLIVGTGTTVLATVLGTAASLGLRGRGLPLLGAVRTLFLLPMVVPAVVLGVGMQVFLVRVGLASSYAGVIIAHTVVAIPFVVVSVSSALAGIDTRVELAAQSLGASPATVFRRVTLPLAMPGVLSGAVLAFATSLDEVVLTLFVAGPNQRTLARQMFSTIRENISPAIAAAAFIFIVATIAVGLLVALYRLWRARRVKAEAG
- a CDS encoding ABC transporter permease — translated: MRFIAVAAHVAAFVLWEILVRSLEVPKFILPAPSEILATLGSRRYDWIGNSWVTGVEIVGGYLLATVLGVATALLFSWSRVLVMVLFPLLVTLNMIPKVALGPLVIVWFSYGISTNILITFSLCYFPILLTTVRGLREVEPDLLDLVKSLRGSRWQMFLYIQLPGALPYIFSGMKVAAILAVAGAVVGEFIASDRGLGYLMIQVQAALDTPAMFMAVILITLIGIALYLAVLLLEHMIVPRDARMS
- a CDS encoding ABC transporter substrate-binding protein — protein: MLSAALAAAFLSSGAQAADVNMVLNWVPTADHSPYFYAKSQGWYEEAGINLTIEAGRGSGAAAQRVGAGFSQIGVADMATVLLTKGQGGDAVAIMTVYANSPQGFYWLKKSGITGPKDFPGRSIGNPPADASRVMWPLFAETVGIAPDSVNFVNVSPQAKLTSLKSGAIDITSDFYNEHDLKVREFGDDLGFVAWRDIGINPYGNSIIINGAFLNDNKELVAQFASVTQRAFAACVADVEPCLEALMSEVSGLDHDNQVDQWNRIIELMTDPTTTTVALGAFDPERMDADYKTVETYFDLEQPFDVKTVYTNEFLDEAIKMPAR